The following are encoded in a window of Carettochelys insculpta isolate YL-2023 chromosome 30, ASM3395843v1, whole genome shotgun sequence genomic DNA:
- the RBM42 gene encoding RNA-binding protein 42 isoform X2, with the protein MAAPPAPPPAGAPPAPAPAPAPTPAPGPAGAAAPAGGPKSGEERLKEMEAEMALFEQEVLGAPVSLPPGAPVVEAVPVALAVPAVPVVPPVPVIRPIIATNTYQQVQQSLEARAAAAATVVAPIVAPPVPFVGPVVPPQRPPILRPTFVPHVLQRSGAPRPLAMRPPHHPAMVGPPMPGPQGPQMMLGPPMQRPSGPPLGPIGPMRTGPPVGPGVPVGPITPLMSVPRPPVLPAPKINPMVIQAAPTVYSAPPVKKQEEELREPPPPVMVEEKEPMGLEEAVIGPSMPEIEPLMPEARVLPMLRGPELGPLRGRRPRGPEVGFGPVEPVVEPVVEDKKKTRQEKLKRCIRTAAGSCWEDSSLLEWDPDDFRIFCGDLGNEVNDDILARAFSRYPSFLKAKVIRDKRTGKTKGYGFVSFKDPNDYVRAMREMNGKYVGSRPIKLRKSMWKDRNIDVVRKKQKEKKKLGLR; encoded by the exons ATGGCGGctccgcccgccccgccccccgccggggccccccctgcccctgcccccgcccccgcccccacaccggCACCTGGCCCCGCGGGGGCAGCCGCGCCAGCCGGGGGGCCCAAGAGCGGGGAGGAGCGACTAAAAGAGATGGAGGCGGAGATGGCGCT GTTTGAGCAGGAGGTACTGGGGGCCCCTGTTTCCCTCCCACCTGGGGCACCAGTAGTGGAGGCTGTCCCAGTAGCTCTGGCAGTGCCGGCTGTGCCTGTGGTGCCCCCAGTCCCAGTGATCCGGCCCATCATCGCCACCAACACCTACCAGCAG GTCCAGCAGAGCTTAGAAGCCCgcgcagctgctgcagccactgtTGTGGCCCCCATTGTGGCCCCCCCAGTGCCATTTGTGGGACCAG TTGTCCCTCCACAGCGGCCGCCCATCCTTCGACCAACCTTCGTGCCTCACGTCCTGCAGAGATCTG GTGCTCCCAGGCCCCTGGCCATGCGCCCACCTCACCACCCAGCCATGGTGGGGCCCCCAATGCCCGGTCCCCAAGGCCCACAGATGATGTTGGGGCCTCCCATGCAGCGGCCCTCTGGCCCACCCCTGGGGCCTATAGGACCAATGAGAACTGGCCCTCCG GTGGGACCTGGGGTCCCCGTTGGTCCGATCACTCCTCTGATGTCGGTTCCCCGCCCTCCTGTCCTGCCTGCGCCGAAGATAAACCCCATGGTGATCCAGGCAGCCCCCACGGTGTATTCTGCCCCACCGGTAAAAAAGCAGGAG gaggagctgcggGAGCCACCCCCACCAGTCATGGTGGAGGAGAAGGAGCCCATGGGGCTAGAGGAGGCTGTAATCGGTCCCAGCATGCCCGAGATAGAGCCCTTGATGCCAGAGGCCAGGGTGCTGCCAATGCTGCGTGGACCTGAGCTGGGGCCCCTGCGGGGGCGGCGGCCCCGGGGCCCCGAAGTTGGATTTGGGCCAGTGGAG ccggtGGTGGAGCCTGTGGTCGAGGACAAGAAGAAAACCAGGCAGGAAAAGCTGAAACGCTGCATCCGCacggcagctgggagctgctgggaggacTCCAGTTTGCTGGAGTGGGACCCAG ACGACTTCCGGATCTTCTGTGGGGACCTGGGCAACGAGGTGAACGATGACATCCTGGCCCGCGCCTTCAGCCGCTACCCCTCCTTCCTCAAGGCCAAGGTGATCCGGGACAAGCGCACCGGCAAGACCAAAGGCTACGGCTTCGTCAGCTTCAAGGACCCCAACGACTACGTCCGCGCCATGCGCGAGATGAATG GTAAATACGTGGGCAGCCGCCCCATCAAGCTGCGCAAGAGCATGTGGAAGGATCGCAACATCGACGTGGTGCGCAAGAAacagaaggagaagaagaagctGGGACTGAGATAG
- the RBM42 gene encoding RNA-binding protein 42 isoform X1: protein MAAPPAPPPAGAPPAPAPAPAPTPAPGPAGAAAPAGGPKSGEERLKEMEAEMALFEQEVLGAPVSLPPGAPVVEAVPVALAVPAVPVVPPVPVIRPIIATNTYQQVQQSLEARAAAAATVVAPIVAPPVPFVGPVVPPQRPPILRPTFVPHVLQRSAGAPRPLAMRPPHHPAMVGPPMPGPQGPQMMLGPPMQRPSGPPLGPIGPMRTGPPVGPGVPVGPITPLMSVPRPPVLPAPKINPMVIQAAPTVYSAPPVKKQEEELREPPPPVMVEEKEPMGLEEAVIGPSMPEIEPLMPEARVLPMLRGPELGPLRGRRPRGPEVGFGPVEPVVEPVVEDKKKTRQEKLKRCIRTAAGSCWEDSSLLEWDPDDFRIFCGDLGNEVNDDILARAFSRYPSFLKAKVIRDKRTGKTKGYGFVSFKDPNDYVRAMREMNGKYVGSRPIKLRKSMWKDRNIDVVRKKQKEKKKLGLR from the exons ATGGCGGctccgcccgccccgccccccgccggggccccccctgcccctgcccccgcccccgcccccacaccggCACCTGGCCCCGCGGGGGCAGCCGCGCCAGCCGGGGGGCCCAAGAGCGGGGAGGAGCGACTAAAAGAGATGGAGGCGGAGATGGCGCT GTTTGAGCAGGAGGTACTGGGGGCCCCTGTTTCCCTCCCACCTGGGGCACCAGTAGTGGAGGCTGTCCCAGTAGCTCTGGCAGTGCCGGCTGTGCCTGTGGTGCCCCCAGTCCCAGTGATCCGGCCCATCATCGCCACCAACACCTACCAGCAG GTCCAGCAGAGCTTAGAAGCCCgcgcagctgctgcagccactgtTGTGGCCCCCATTGTGGCCCCCCCAGTGCCATTTGTGGGACCAG TTGTCCCTCCACAGCGGCCGCCCATCCTTCGACCAACCTTCGTGCCTCACGTCCTGCAGAGATCTG CAGGTGCTCCCAGGCCCCTGGCCATGCGCCCACCTCACCACCCAGCCATGGTGGGGCCCCCAATGCCCGGTCCCCAAGGCCCACAGATGATGTTGGGGCCTCCCATGCAGCGGCCCTCTGGCCCACCCCTGGGGCCTATAGGACCAATGAGAACTGGCCCTCCG GTGGGACCTGGGGTCCCCGTTGGTCCGATCACTCCTCTGATGTCGGTTCCCCGCCCTCCTGTCCTGCCTGCGCCGAAGATAAACCCCATGGTGATCCAGGCAGCCCCCACGGTGTATTCTGCCCCACCGGTAAAAAAGCAGGAG gaggagctgcggGAGCCACCCCCACCAGTCATGGTGGAGGAGAAGGAGCCCATGGGGCTAGAGGAGGCTGTAATCGGTCCCAGCATGCCCGAGATAGAGCCCTTGATGCCAGAGGCCAGGGTGCTGCCAATGCTGCGTGGACCTGAGCTGGGGCCCCTGCGGGGGCGGCGGCCCCGGGGCCCCGAAGTTGGATTTGGGCCAGTGGAG ccggtGGTGGAGCCTGTGGTCGAGGACAAGAAGAAAACCAGGCAGGAAAAGCTGAAACGCTGCATCCGCacggcagctgggagctgctgggaggacTCCAGTTTGCTGGAGTGGGACCCAG ACGACTTCCGGATCTTCTGTGGGGACCTGGGCAACGAGGTGAACGATGACATCCTGGCCCGCGCCTTCAGCCGCTACCCCTCCTTCCTCAAGGCCAAGGTGATCCGGGACAAGCGCACCGGCAAGACCAAAGGCTACGGCTTCGTCAGCTTCAAGGACCCCAACGACTACGTCCGCGCCATGCGCGAGATGAATG GTAAATACGTGGGCAGCCGCCCCATCAAGCTGCGCAAGAGCATGTGGAAGGATCGCAACATCGACGTGGTGCGCAAGAAacagaaggagaagaagaagctGGGACTGAGATAG